Sequence from the Sphingomonas koreensis genome:
TCGCGCGAACATGACCCTGCTCGATGCGATGATCGCGGTGGGTGGACTTTCGGAATTTGCGGCCGGCAACCGTGCCCGGCTGGTCCGTTTCGACAAGAACACCGGCCAGCAGCGCGAATACCGTCTGCGCCTGTCGGCACTGCTCAAGAACGGGGATACGAGCGCGAACGTCCGACTGGAGCCGGGCGACGTGATTATCATCCCCGAAAGCATGTTCTAGGGGCTGGCACTGATGGGAGGCCTTTGGGAAGAAATCCGGACACTGATCCACGGGATCTGGCAACGCCGCTGGATCGCGCTGGCGATCGCATGGGCGCTGTGCCTGGCGGGCTGGCTGGTCGTGTCGCAGATCCCCAACCAATATGAGAGCCGCGCGCGCATCATGGTGCAGCTGCGCCAGATCCTGCCGGGTCAGGGCGCCGATACGCAGCAGGAGCAGCAGAAGGACATCGACCGGATCCGCCAGACGCTGACCAGCGCGGTGAATCTGGAAAAGGTCGTCCGCGGCACAGAGCTCGCCAACACCGTCGTCACAGATCAGGACGTCGCCGGGCGGGTCGCAGGGCTGCAGCAGAAGATCAAGGTCGTCGCGCAGCAGGACAATCTGTTCGAGATCAGCGCGACCGCGTCGAACGGCAAGCTGGCGCGCTCGATCGTGCAGAAGCTGATCGATATCTTTGTTGAGGATAATCTGACGCAGGGCCGCGATCAGGCCAGCCAGTCGCTCACCTTCCTCGATCAGCAGCTGGCCGAACGCCAGAAGGCGCTTCAGGCAGCCGAGAGCAAGCAGGCCGAGTTCCAGACGCGTTATCTGGGTTCGCTGCCCGGCACAGGTACGCTCACCGAGCGGCTGGCGACGGCGCGCAGCCAGCTTGCCGATGTCAACGCTCAGCTTGCCGCTGCGCAGAGCGGACTCGCGGCGGTGAACGGCCAGATGGCCGGGACCGCCGCCACGACTCCCGGGGTTGGTGGCACCGCTGTCGCCGGCCCCGCACGCGCGCGTGTTTCGGCTATTCAAGGACAGCTGGCCGAAGCTCGCGCGCGTGGTTGGACCGACAATCATCCCGATGTTGCGGCGCTGCGCAGCCAGCTGGCGCAGGCGCAGATCGCCGCACGCGGCGAAAAGCCGGTTGCGGGCGGCGGTGGCGGCGCCGGCGCGAACCCGCTTTATCTGGGTCTCAAGACGATGCAGGCCGAGCGCGCCGCGCAGGTGGCGGCACTGGCCAATCGCAAGGCGCAGATCGAGGCCGATATCAACGCCTTCGACCAGAAGATCGCCAGCGATCCCGCCGCCGCGCAAGAGCAGGCGGAGATCGACCGCAACTATCAGGTGCTCAAG
This genomic interval carries:
- a CDS encoding XrtA system polysaccharide chain length determinant, with the translated sequence MGGLWEEIRTLIHGIWQRRWIALAIAWALCLAGWLVVSQIPNQYESRARIMVQLRQILPGQGADTQQEQQKDIDRIRQTLTSAVNLEKVVRGTELANTVVTDQDVAGRVAGLQQKIKVVAQQDNLFEISATASNGKLARSIVQKLIDIFVEDNLTQGRDQASQSLTFLDQQLAERQKALQAAESKQAEFQTRYLGSLPGTGTLTERLATARSQLADVNAQLAAAQSGLAAVNGQMAGTAATTPGVGGTAVAGPARARVSAIQGQLAEARARGWTDNHPDVAALRSQLAQAQIAARGEKPVAGGGGGAGANPLYLGLKTMQAERAAQVAALANRKAQIEADINAFDQKIASDPAAAQEQAEIDRNYQVLKTEYDKLLTDREQVKLRSQAASQANAVKFDVVDPPVTPTAPSAPNRMLLLTGVLIVGLGGGVAAAFGLSQLAGTFPTAKRLEKASGMPVIGSVGEVVTEAQTALRRKRLQMFAAATGGLLVAWVALLGLEMFQRGMAA